A single window of Ananas comosus cultivar F153 unplaced genomic scaffold, ASM154086v1, whole genome shotgun sequence DNA harbors:
- the LOC109705931 gene encoding zinc finger A20 and AN1 domain-containing stress-associated protein 5-like has product MADQERRMEDGHRRCANNCGLFGSTATRNLCSRCYRDFRLKQQDHAAAADIACDNSRLPSRSPSTTSSSCVTAPAPLVPTEEPASSATASAEQPQLASNGPSRCAACRKRVGLSAGFQCRCGATFCGAHRYPERHACGFDYKAAGREAIARANPLVRADKLRRI; this is encoded by the coding sequence ATGGCGGATCAGGAGAGGAGAATGGAAGACGGGCACCGCCGCTGCGCGAACAACTGCGGCCTCTTCGGGAGTACCGCAACCCGCAACCTCTGCTCCAGATGCTACCGCGACTTCCGCCTCAAACAACAAGATCACGCCGCCGCTGCCGACATCGCCTGCGACAATTCCCGCCTCCCCTCTCGTTCCCCTTCCAcgacctcctcctcctgcgTCACCGCTCCCGCACCCCTAGTTCCGACAGAAGAACCTGCTAGTAGCGCCACGGCATCGGCGGAGCAGCCGCAGCTGGCGTCGAATGGGCCGAGCCGGTGCGCGGCGTGCCGGAAGAGGGTGGGGCTGTCTGCGGGGTTCCAGTGCAGGTGCGGGGCGACATTCTGCGGCGCCCACCGCTACCCGGAGCGCCACGCCTGCGGCTTCGACTACAAGGCCGCCGGGAGGGAGGCCATCGCCCGCGCCAACCCCCTCGTCAGGGCCGACAAGCTCCGCCGCATCTGA